A single genomic interval of Desulfovibrio sp. JC022 harbors:
- a CDS encoding nucleotide sugar dehydrogenase — translation MKVSIFGLGYVGSVSAGCLAKEGHEIVGVDPNQTKVDMINAGQTPIIEEYIDEIIQQVVQGGSLRATVSAEEAVNFSEISLVCVGTPSQFNGSLDLSYVRRVCEDIGAVLKDKDEFHVVVIRSTILPGSMHSLVIPALETGSGKVAGVDFGVCNNPEFLREGTSVHDFYHPPKTVIGESDSKSGDILASLYSNIDAPLIRTEMEVSEMVKYADNSWHAVKVAFANEIGSICKEVGIDSHKVMDIFCADTKLNISPYYMKPGFAFGGSCLPKDVRALTHKANRLGLDLPLLNNILRSNRRHVERGLSMIMGKGNRKVGFLGFSFKAGTDDLRESPLVEVIEQLIGKGFELKLYDRNVNAAKLLGANRDYIMNRIPHISKLMVSDIESVLEYAETIVVGNSSPEFKDIQSRLRPGQVVVDLVRVVESSSENEDIDGICW, via the coding sequence ATGAAAGTTAGCATATTTGGTTTGGGGTATGTCGGATCAGTCTCTGCCGGGTGTTTGGCCAAGGAGGGGCATGAAATTGTCGGTGTTGATCCGAATCAGACCAAAGTCGACATGATCAATGCGGGCCAGACTCCCATAATTGAAGAATATATTGATGAAATTATCCAGCAGGTTGTTCAAGGAGGTTCTTTGAGGGCAACAGTTTCTGCTGAGGAAGCTGTTAATTTTTCTGAGATTTCTCTCGTTTGCGTCGGTACGCCAAGCCAGTTTAATGGCAGCTTGGATTTGTCCTATGTTCGTAGAGTCTGCGAGGATATAGGTGCTGTACTTAAGGATAAGGATGAGTTTCATGTAGTGGTCATTCGCAGTACAATCCTGCCGGGGTCCATGCATTCGCTGGTTATTCCTGCTTTGGAAACCGGATCAGGGAAGGTTGCCGGCGTTGATTTTGGTGTGTGCAACAACCCGGAGTTCCTGCGTGAAGGAACTTCGGTTCATGACTTTTACCACCCTCCGAAAACAGTTATCGGGGAAAGTGATTCTAAAAGTGGGGATATTCTTGCTTCTCTTTATTCCAATATTGATGCCCCGCTGATCAGGACCGAGATGGAAGTGTCCGAGATGGTGAAATATGCCGATAACAGCTGGCATGCAGTCAAGGTCGCTTTTGCAAATGAGATCGGCTCAATTTGTAAAGAGGTCGGGATAGACAGCCATAAAGTTATGGATATTTTTTGTGCAGATACCAAGCTCAATATTTCTCCTTATTACATGAAGCCGGGCTTTGCTTTTGGCGGCTCCTGTTTACCCAAGGATGTGAGGGCCCTTACTCATAAAGCGAATCGACTGGGGTTGGATCTGCCTCTTTTGAATAATATATTGCGTAGTAACAGGCGTCATGTTGAGCGAGGTTTGTCCATGATTATGGGCAAGGGCAACAGGAAGGTTGGGTTCCTTGGTTTTAGTTTTAAAGCCGGTACTGATGATTTGCGCGAAAGTCCGTTGGTGGAAGTAATCGAACAACTTATCGGTAAGGGATTTGAACTTAAACTGTATGACCGTAATGTGAATGCTGCCAAGCTGCTTGGTGCCAACCGTGATTATATAATGAACCGTATTCCGCATATCTCAAAGCTCATGGTTTCAGATATTGAAAGTGTGCTTGAATATGCTGAGACCATTGTTGTGGGTAATAGTTCCCCGGAATTTAAAGATATTCAGTCTAGGTTGCGGCCCGGTCAGGTTGTTGTTGATCTGGTCAGGGTTGTTGAATCTTCATCTGAGAATGAGGATATTGACGGCATTTGCTGGTAA
- a CDS encoding glycosyltransferase family 4 protein: MSRKVLILVENLPSPFDRRVWQEATSLHGAGYHVSIICPTGKGYEEFYEEIEGIHIYRYDLPVEGEGVKGYALEYGAALWHTFRLAWKVRREQGFDVIHACNPPDLLFLIGLVFKLIYKTKFIFDHHDINPELYEAKFNKRDFFWKLMVWLERATFMAADVSIATNESYKRIAIERGKMDPEKVYVVRSGPKLDRLRFIPPVEALKKGRPYLVGYVGVMGKQEGLDLLLQAVRYIVHDLNRHDIHFGLVGGGTSLQDAKILAEELDVSDYVTFTGRVPDQELLEMLNTADICVNPDVANEMNDKSTMNKIMEYMALGKPLVQFDLTEGRFSARGASLYAAPNDYKDMGDKIVQLLGSPDLREKMGALGYRRVRNELEWKYEEPKLLKAYEAVFKD; the protein is encoded by the coding sequence GTGTCGCGAAAAGTCTTGATCCTTGTTGAAAATTTACCTTCCCCTTTTGACCGGAGGGTTTGGCAGGAAGCCACGTCTTTGCATGGTGCGGGGTATCATGTCTCCATTATCTGCCCCACAGGTAAAGGATATGAAGAATTTTATGAAGAGATAGAAGGAATTCATATCTACCGCTACGACCTGCCTGTGGAAGGAGAAGGGGTAAAGGGATACGCTTTAGAATATGGCGCGGCATTGTGGCACACTTTCAGGTTGGCGTGGAAAGTCCGCCGGGAACAGGGATTTGATGTTATCCATGCCTGCAATCCGCCGGACCTGCTTTTTCTGATCGGTCTTGTTTTCAAGCTGATCTATAAAACAAAGTTTATTTTTGACCATCACGACATCAACCCTGAACTTTATGAAGCGAAATTCAATAAACGGGATTTTTTCTGGAAGTTGATGGTCTGGCTTGAAAGGGCGACGTTCATGGCTGCGGATGTGTCTATTGCCACCAATGAATCTTATAAACGTATTGCCATTGAACGGGGCAAAATGGACCCTGAGAAAGTCTATGTGGTGCGCAGCGGTCCCAAGTTGGATCGCTTGCGGTTTATTCCCCCTGTTGAAGCCCTTAAAAAAGGGCGGCCGTATCTGGTGGGCTATGTGGGAGTAATGGGCAAACAGGAAGGACTTGATCTCTTGCTGCAAGCGGTCCGCTATATCGTTCATGATTTGAACCGGCATGATATCCATTTCGGTCTGGTCGGCGGCGGGACATCATTGCAGGATGCAAAGATACTGGCAGAAGAACTTGATGTTTCAGACTATGTAACTTTTACCGGAAGGGTCCCGGATCAGGAGTTGCTCGAGATGCTCAACACTGCTGATATCTGCGTAAACCCTGACGTTGCAAATGAAATGAATGATAAGTCCACTATGAATAAAATTATGGAATATATGGCTCTTGGGAAGCCTCTCGTTCAATTTGATTTAACGGAAGGAAGATTCTCAGCACGGGGGGCGTCTCTCTATGCCGCGCCGAATGATTATAAAGACATGGGCGATAAAATCGTACAGCTTCTGGGATCTCCGGATCTCAGAGAAAAAATGGGAGCACTGGGTTATCGCAGAGTCAGAAATGAACTGGAATGGAAGTACGAGGAGCCAAAGTTACTAAAAGCTTATGAAGCTGTTTTTAAAGATTAA
- a CDS encoding ATP synthase F0 subunit B, with protein MIDLDISFFIQLANFIITLLVLNLLMFRPIREIIRRRAELMSDQLSKVENFNGQAENKVKDYEAALDSARKEGMEIRNDFKEQGADQEQTLLAEAGKVAAVTMKEARAEVAADKGAAMKVLGGEVEAFAQKVTAKVLG; from the coding sequence ATGATTGATTTAGATATTAGCTTTTTTATCCAGTTAGCGAACTTCATCATCACCCTTCTTGTTCTCAACCTTCTCATGTTTCGTCCTATTCGTGAAATCATCAGGAGACGCGCGGAGCTCATGAGCGACCAGCTCTCCAAAGTTGAAAATTTCAACGGACAGGCTGAAAACAAGGTTAAGGATTACGAAGCTGCTCTGGACTCTGCCCGTAAAGAGGGAATGGAAATCCGGAACGACTTCAAAGAACAGGGAGCCGATCAGGAACAGACATTGCTCGCCGAGGCCGGAAAAGTCGCAGCCGTGACTATGAAGGAAGCTCGTGCGGAGGTTGCAGCTGACAAAGGTGCAGCAATGAAGGTTCTTGGTGGCGAAGTTGAAGCTTTTGCTCAGAAGGTTACAGCCAAGGTTCTTGGCTAG
- a CDS encoding TIGR01212 family radical SAM protein (This family includes YhcC from E. coli K-12, an uncharacterized radical SAM protein.), which produces MYRFYGLAARLRQSFGERVQKIPLDFGFTCPNRDGSISRKGCIFCSPQGSGSGMHDLSMSIPEQWAHWQEKLSKLYTAKRYLAYLQSYSNTYCSHEELKCALDQLDGLPGLAGICIGTRPDCLDDDKLALIKDLGLKETWLDLGLQTSNNVTLERINRGHTAEQFAEAVKMAHAHGLDVCAHLIAGLPGESTEDFLESVRFLNGLPIAGIKFHNLFVGKGTPLKKIYDAGEYTPIEQDEYIDALVKAISILRTDIVIHRLKADAIPGGLVAPEWVRMKRKVLNEIEKDMKAKGIWQGCARPDAPDEPPLWYGPEGMPPAAGEGEKRSFSYTSQVAR; this is translated from the coding sequence ATGTACCGTTTTTACGGTCTGGCCGCCAGGCTGAGACAAAGTTTCGGAGAAAGGGTCCAGAAAATTCCACTTGATTTCGGATTCACCTGTCCCAACCGGGACGGTTCCATTTCCCGCAAGGGATGCATTTTTTGCAGCCCGCAAGGTTCCGGCTCCGGCATGCACGATCTTTCCATGTCCATCCCCGAACAATGGGCCCACTGGCAGGAAAAACTTTCCAAACTTTACACAGCCAAACGTTATCTCGCCTACCTGCAATCCTATTCCAACACTTATTGCAGTCATGAAGAGTTGAAATGCGCTCTGGACCAGCTTGATGGGCTGCCCGGTCTTGCCGGAATCTGCATCGGCACCCGCCCGGACTGCCTTGATGATGACAAGCTTGCTTTAATAAAAGATCTTGGACTCAAAGAAACATGGCTCGACCTCGGCTTGCAGACTTCCAACAACGTAACCCTTGAGCGCATTAACCGAGGTCATACTGCCGAACAATTTGCTGAGGCCGTTAAAATGGCCCATGCGCACGGTCTGGATGTCTGCGCCCACTTAATCGCCGGGTTGCCCGGAGAATCAACTGAGGACTTTCTTGAATCAGTCCGCTTCCTCAATGGACTGCCCATTGCCGGGATTAAATTTCACAATCTTTTTGTGGGCAAAGGAACTCCGCTTAAAAAGATTTATGATGCCGGGGAGTATACGCCCATTGAGCAGGATGAATATATCGACGCACTGGTCAAAGCTATTTCCATTTTGCGGACCGACATTGTCATCCATCGCCTCAAAGCAGACGCAATTCCCGGAGGATTGGTCGCTCCTGAATGGGTGCGCATGAAACGCAAGGTTCTTAATGAGATTGAAAAAGACATGAAGGCAAAAGGCATCTGGCAGGGATGTGCGCGGCCCGATGCACCGGATGAACCGCCGCTGTGGTATGGACCGGAGGGAATGCCTCCGGCGGCTGGAGAAGGAGAGAAAAGAAGTTTTAGTTATACTTCGCAAGTAGCGCGCTAA
- a CDS encoding polymer-forming cytoskeletal protein gives MAKDEINAFLGSGTDYQGKLNFQGAVRIDGNFNGEVESEGTLVVGREAKVEGVLRVGQLVLSGRVTGEVYASEKAVLHKTANLQGNLVTPTLVVEEGAVLEGRVTMSSSSASVPETETEEIS, from the coding sequence ATGGCAAAAGACGAAATAAATGCATTCTTAGGCAGTGGAACCGATTATCAGGGAAAGCTGAATTTTCAGGGTGCCGTACGTATTGACGGTAATTTTAACGGCGAAGTCGAATCAGAGGGTACTCTGGTCGTTGGCCGGGAAGCGAAGGTTGAAGGTGTTCTGCGGGTCGGTCAGCTTGTTCTGAGTGGCCGGGTAACCGGAGAGGTTTATGCCAGTGAAAAAGCTGTTCTGCACAAGACTGCTAATTTGCAGGGTAACCTGGTTACCCCGACTCTGGTTGTAGAGGAAGGAGCGGTTCTTGAAGGGCGTGTAACCATGAGTTCAAGCTCTGCTTCCGTGCCTGAAACAGAAACAGAAGAAATTAGTTAA
- a CDS encoding rod shape-determining protein: protein MASIFDKILGSFSSDLAIDLGTANTLVYVKGKGVMLSEPSVVAVKRDVNGGSKVLAVGLEAKRMLGRTPGNIVAIRPMKDGVIADFEVTEAMLRHFISKVHNSRRLVRPRIMICVPTGITQVEKRAVKESAQSAGAREVYLIEEPMAAAIGANLPITEPTSNMVVDIGGGTSEIAVISLSGIVYARSVRVGGDKMDEAIMQHVKRKYSMLIGESTAESIKIKIGSAFPLEEEIEMEVKGRDLVTGIPQNILITSEEIRKAISEQVDSIVQGVRVALEQTPPELAADIVDRGIVLTGGGALLKGLDQLLSQETHLPITVVDLPLDAVVVGSGRALDEIHIYKDVTID from the coding sequence ATGGCATCGATTTTCGACAAGATACTCGGTTCGTTTTCCAGTGACCTTGCAATCGACCTTGGTACAGCTAACACACTGGTTTATGTAAAAGGTAAAGGCGTCATGCTCAGCGAACCTTCTGTGGTCGCTGTCAAAAGAGACGTTAACGGCGGCAGCAAGGTTCTCGCCGTTGGGTTGGAAGCCAAGAGGATGCTTGGTCGAACTCCCGGTAACATAGTGGCTATCAGACCCATGAAAGACGGCGTTATCGCTGACTTTGAGGTTACTGAAGCCATGTTGCGCCATTTCATTTCAAAAGTCCATAACAGCCGCAGATTGGTCCGTCCCCGGATCATGATCTGTGTGCCCACCGGGATTACCCAGGTGGAAAAAAGGGCGGTCAAAGAAAGTGCCCAGTCCGCAGGTGCCCGTGAGGTCTACCTCATTGAGGAGCCCATGGCAGCAGCCATCGGTGCCAACCTGCCCATTACCGAGCCAACCTCCAATATGGTTGTAGACATCGGCGGCGGCACTTCCGAAATCGCGGTCATTTCCCTTTCCGGTATTGTTTACGCCCGTTCCGTACGCGTGGGCGGCGACAAAATGGATGAAGCCATTATGCAGCATGTAAAACGCAAGTACTCCATGCTCATCGGTGAATCCACCGCCGAATCCATCAAAATCAAGATCGGTTCCGCTTTCCCGCTGGAAGAAGAGATTGAGATGGAAGTTAAGGGCCGTGATCTCGTGACCGGTATTCCCCAGAATATTCTGATCACTTCCGAAGAGATCAGGAAAGCAATTTCCGAACAGGTGGATTCTATTGTTCAGGGTGTTCGTGTGGCCCTTGAACAGACCCCGCCTGAACTTGCAGCCGACATCGTTGACCGGGGCATTGTGCTCACTGGTGGCGGAGCACTGCTCAAGGGACTTGACCAGCTTCTAAGTCAGGAAACACATCTGCCCATCACCGTGGTTGATTTGCCCCTTGATGCTGTTGTTGTCGGCTCTGGTAGAGCTTTAGATGAGATACACATCTATAAAGACGTAACTATTGATTAA
- the mrdA gene encoding penicillin-binding protein 2, which yields MSLYESKTQQPPKNGLLLLQGLILLLFCIFALRFWYLQIHKGEYFSEQARNNQLRQDNLYAPRGLLRDRNGQLLAVNEPAYALGIVREDCKDLDATLITVSEWTGVDLGKLKKVFKKSRRRVKPFEPLILVPNLTFEQVAVIEANSLHWPGLEVVVRPRRKYLQGPLLSHVLGYVSEVDEAELENDSDLAVGDYVGKQGLESVLEKRFRGIKGRRQSEVDATGRRLKQRILNPPIAGEDIDLSIDLGLQELGGKLLEGKAGAVVVMNPDNGQILAFVSSPSYDNNAFTDGLSQKQWVALRDDPRTPLQNRVIQSVYPPGSVFKMTVAGAGLHYGVITPEDTVYCPGHMKLGKYVFRCWKKGGHGETNLEKSLVQSCDVYYYKLGKKLGVDRLSEYAFAAGFGKPTGISLPHEKGGLIPTRKWKRRRFGEIWHPGENLNFSIGQGYTLVTPLQVARSISSLINGGRLLRPQLLAGEPAEEQGVIPLTDRQREIIRKAMIETVDGPRGTARRLRMKGVVVGGKTGTAQVVKLTDELKKMKDEDIPYKYRDHAWMASFAEKDTQRYVVVCMVEHGLHGSSGAGPIVKAIYDHIFKGKKGKK from the coding sequence ATGAGCCTGTATGAATCCAAGACCCAGCAGCCGCCAAAGAACGGCCTGTTGCTCTTGCAGGGGCTTATTCTGCTCCTGTTCTGTATTTTTGCCCTGCGTTTCTGGTATTTGCAGATACATAAAGGCGAGTATTTTTCCGAGCAGGCCCGGAACAACCAGTTACGTCAGGATAATCTTTATGCCCCGCGCGGGTTGCTCAGGGATCGCAACGGTCAGCTGCTGGCGGTTAATGAACCGGCTTATGCTCTCGGTATTGTCCGTGAGGACTGCAAGGATCTCGACGCTACCCTGATAACCGTTTCTGAGTGGACCGGGGTAGATCTCGGCAAGCTGAAAAAAGTCTTCAAGAAATCCCGGCGTAGGGTCAAACCCTTTGAACCCCTTATTCTCGTTCCCAACCTTACTTTCGAACAGGTGGCAGTCATCGAAGCTAATTCGCTGCACTGGCCAGGTCTGGAGGTGGTGGTCCGTCCCCGGCGTAAATACTTGCAGGGGCCGCTTCTTTCACATGTTCTCGGATATGTGTCCGAAGTGGACGAAGCTGAACTTGAAAATGATTCTGATCTCGCTGTCGGCGATTATGTGGGTAAGCAGGGTCTTGAGTCTGTTCTGGAAAAAAGATTCCGGGGCATCAAGGGCCGCAGACAGAGTGAAGTGGACGCCACCGGACGCAGGCTTAAGCAACGTATCCTGAATCCACCCATTGCCGGAGAGGATATTGATCTTTCCATTGATCTTGGTTTGCAGGAACTGGGTGGCAAGTTGCTTGAGGGTAAAGCCGGAGCTGTGGTGGTCATGAATCCTGATAACGGCCAGATTCTGGCTTTCGTCAGTTCTCCTTCCTACGATAACAATGCTTTCACTGACGGGCTTTCCCAGAAGCAGTGGGTTGCATTGCGTGATGATCCCAGAACTCCTTTGCAGAACAGGGTGATCCAGTCTGTGTATCCGCCGGGATCGGTTTTCAAGATGACTGTTGCCGGGGCTGGGTTGCACTACGGAGTAATCACACCTGAAGATACGGTTTATTGTCCCGGTCATATGAAGCTGGGTAAATATGTCTTTCGTTGCTGGAAGAAAGGCGGTCACGGGGAAACCAACCTTGAAAAGTCGCTGGTGCAGTCCTGCGACGTCTATTATTACAAATTAGGTAAAAAGCTCGGTGTTGACAGGCTTAGTGAGTATGCCTTTGCCGCAGGGTTCGGCAAACCTACCGGTATTTCCCTGCCCCATGAAAAGGGTGGATTGATTCCGACCCGTAAATGGAAGCGCAGAAGGTTCGGTGAAATCTGGCATCCCGGTGAAAACCTGAATTTTTCCATCGGACAGGGGTATACCCTTGTTACTCCATTGCAGGTGGCTCGTTCCATTTCATCACTTATAAACGGCGGCAGGCTGCTTCGTCCGCAGCTTCTGGCCGGTGAACCCGCTGAAGAGCAGGGAGTAATTCCCCTTACAGACAGACAACGTGAAATAATTCGCAAGGCCATGATCGAAACAGTGGACGGTCCCCGTGGAACAGCGCGCAGGCTACGCATGAAAGGGGTGGTTGTCGGTGGTAAGACCGGTACAGCTCAGGTGGTTAAGCTCACAGATGAGCTGAAGAAAATGAAGGATGAGGACATCCCCTACAAGTATAGAGACCACGCATGGATGGCCAGTTTTGCGGAAAAAGATACCCAGCGTTACGTGGTGGTCTGCATGGTTGAACACGGGCTGCACGGCAGTTCCGGTGCAGGTCCGATTGTTAAAGCCATTTATGATCATATTTTCAAAGGCAAGAAGGGTAAGAAATAA
- the atpF gene encoding F0F1 ATP synthase subunit B: MIMATAALSVLLAAGAAYASGGEGAHEIPWANFGWRVLNLILVIGILYKFAGEKIASLFKGRQAGIKQELSDLQSRKEAAEKKLRDVESSIANLEQEKDSILSEARTQGEAMKAAIIQKAEQTAEQIKAQATVSAEQEVNVALDEMRAEMADQVIEAAEKIVKSKLTKAQHETLVDEYLTKVVL, translated from the coding sequence ATGATCATGGCAACAGCCGCTCTTTCCGTACTGCTGGCAGCAGGCGCAGCCTATGCAAGCGGTGGAGAAGGGGCGCACGAGATTCCCTGGGCAAACTTCGGTTGGCGTGTACTTAACTTGATCCTCGTTATTGGGATCCTTTATAAGTTTGCAGGCGAAAAAATCGCCTCTCTCTTCAAAGGACGCCAGGCAGGTATCAAACAGGAGCTTAGCGATCTGCAATCCCGCAAGGAAGCAGCAGAGAAAAAGCTCCGCGACGTCGAATCAAGTATTGCTAATCTGGAACAGGAAAAGGATTCCATCCTTTCCGAAGCCAGAACACAGGGCGAGGCCATGAAGGCGGCGATCATCCAGAAAGCCGAGCAGACTGCCGAGCAGATCAAAGCTCAGGCCACAGTCTCCGCAGAGCAGGAAGTAAATGTTGCCCTCGACGAAATGCGTGCTGAAATGGCTGATCAGGTCATTGAAGCAGCTGAGAAAATCGTCAAGAGCAAACTTACCAAAGCTCAGCACGAGACTCTGGTGGATGAATACTTAACAAAGGTGGTGCTCTAA
- the rodA gene encoding rod shape-determining protein RodA → MSPIDRRLLIHMNWFLLGLAAMLFFVGVLNLYSASGFRLEEGMSVSSFYQKQLIWGLMGFAGMITFMLFDYRHLRTIAWPLFWVTVILLACVPVIGKTIYGARRWLDLGFFNFQPSEMAKITILVIGAKILSRSSDPLNIKNLAYVVGVGLIPAGMVITQPDLGSGLNILLILGGMILYRGLTPKLFKTLALVGPCLIPIGWFFLHDYQKRRIVSFMNPASDPLGAGYHIIQSEIAIGSGRVWGKGFLGGTQSQLRFLPEKHTDFAIAVFGEEWGFAGAMALLSLFCVFLYQMVVTAREAKDLFGSYLAAGVFFYFFWQILINMGMVLGLMPVVGIPLPFISYGGSGTVVNLCLVGLVLNVSMRRYVFKQG, encoded by the coding sequence ATGTCTCCCATTGACCGCAGACTACTTATTCATATGAACTGGTTCCTGCTGGGGCTGGCGGCCATGCTTTTCTTTGTGGGAGTGCTCAATCTTTATTCCGCCAGCGGATTCAGGCTTGAAGAAGGCATGAGTGTCAGCTCATTCTATCAGAAGCAGCTCATCTGGGGACTTATGGGTTTTGCCGGCATGATTACCTTCATGCTTTTCGATTACCGGCACTTGAGGACCATTGCATGGCCTCTCTTCTGGGTAACGGTTATTTTGCTGGCTTGTGTTCCGGTCATTGGTAAAACCATTTACGGTGCCCGGCGTTGGCTTGATCTGGGGTTCTTTAATTTTCAGCCCAGTGAAATGGCCAAGATTACCATTCTGGTCATCGGGGCCAAGATTCTTTCCCGCAGCAGTGATCCGCTTAATATTAAGAATTTAGCCTATGTAGTAGGGGTCGGGTTGATTCCGGCAGGTATGGTTATCACTCAGCCGGACCTTGGCTCCGGGCTTAATATCCTGCTCATTCTGGGAGGGATGATCCTTTATCGCGGACTGACGCCCAAGTTGTTTAAAACCTTGGCTCTTGTAGGCCCATGCCTTATTCCTATCGGCTGGTTTTTTCTGCACGATTACCAGAAGCGGCGTATTGTTTCATTCATGAATCCGGCCAGCGATCCGCTTGGCGCGGGATATCATATTATCCAATCGGAAATCGCTATCGGATCCGGGAGGGTCTGGGGCAAGGGGTTTCTGGGCGGAACACAGTCTCAGCTGCGTTTTCTGCCTGAAAAGCATACCGACTTTGCCATCGCGGTTTTCGGTGAAGAATGGGGCTTTGCCGGAGCCATGGCTCTGCTTAGTCTATTTTGCGTGTTTCTGTATCAAATGGTGGTCACTGCCAGAGAGGCAAAAGACCTGTTCGGAAGCTATCTTGCGGCAGGCGTATTCTTTTATTTCTTCTGGCAAATCCTTATCAATATGGGTATGGTCCTCGGGCTAATGCCGGTAGTAGGCATCCCTTTACCATTTATCAGCTACGGTGGCAGCGGCACTGTGGTCAATCTTTGTCTCGTGGGACTCGTTTTAAACGTTTCCATGAGACGTTACGTTTTTAAACAGGGGTAA
- the mreC gene encoding rod shape-determining protein MreC, with translation MKLKRAAIAVIIGLFVYLSLYSWNLRSGQLDRLAGFTGLEIVKWVLWPCEYVHDQSVEFWDKYVYLVGLKQLNDQLSSQNDLMRLEIMKLREKAAEAERYQHLLEIKPIKGWKTDGTRIIAHRMGPTAALDSIIINKGVLSGVATDTPVMTSLGIVGRVVEPGLSASKAMLLTDLNSRISVRGQIHRSTGLLVGNGEAEPLSVKYMKLNAPVAEGEILVTSGLAGLFPPGLPVAKVVSVERSDISLFLNVEAMPLVDMENIEDVLLLHRGMVDSNSTAGNTNSTAQTGNSTTEGS, from the coding sequence GTGAAGCTTAAGCGCGCCGCTATAGCCGTCATTATTGGCCTGTTTGTCTACCTCAGTCTCTATTCGTGGAATTTGAGGTCAGGACAACTGGACCGTCTGGCCGGATTTACCGGTCTTGAAATCGTCAAGTGGGTTTTGTGGCCCTGTGAATATGTGCATGACCAGTCTGTGGAATTCTGGGACAAGTATGTTTATCTTGTGGGCTTGAAACAGCTCAATGATCAGCTTAGTTCCCAGAATGATTTGATGCGTCTTGAGATCATGAAGCTACGCGAAAAAGCCGCTGAGGCTGAGCGCTACCAGCATCTGCTTGAGATTAAGCCCATTAAGGGTTGGAAAACAGACGGAACCCGCATAATTGCCCATCGCATGGGGCCGACTGCCGCCCTTGATTCAATCATTATCAATAAAGGTGTGCTTTCCGGCGTTGCTACCGATACACCGGTCATGACGTCTTTAGGTATTGTAGGCCGAGTTGTGGAGCCGGGGCTAAGTGCATCCAAGGCCATGCTGCTTACCGATCTCAACAGTAGGATTTCCGTTCGTGGGCAGATCCATCGTTCCACCGGGCTGCTGGTTGGTAACGGTGAGGCTGAGCCGCTCAGCGTAAAATATATGAAGCTCAACGCCCCGGTGGCTGAAGGGGAGATTCTGGTCACCTCCGGGCTTGCCGGGCTGTTCCCTCCGGGCTTGCCGGTGGCTAAAGTCGTTTCTGTTGAACGTTCTGATATTTCACTTTTCCTGAATGTGGAGGCGATGCCTTTAGTGGATATGGAGAATATTGAAGATGTTCTCCTGTTGCACCGGGGCATGGTTGATTCAAATTCCACAGCAGGGAACACCAATTCCACGGCTCAGACCGGAAATTCTACCACTGAAGGGAGTTAG
- a CDS encoding F0F1 ATP synthase subunit delta, producing MTGNIVSRRYAKALFSVGQKQGENDLAAYGKALTELSQILEDSPEALRLFQNPVFSAEEKKAVLEKLLEKTSAGPVVKNFCSLLADKGRLPVIPEISSDFAGMLDNVQGVVRGKLVTAIKLTVKRQKEIKTRLEEQLKSKLELDFAMDKDILGGVVLQVGDKVLDASIRAQLQMMKEQIKRGV from the coding sequence ATGACCGGGAACATAGTCTCACGCAGATACGCCAAGGCGCTGTTCTCTGTTGGCCAGAAGCAGGGAGAGAATGACCTTGCGGCGTACGGTAAGGCACTGACCGAGTTGTCCCAGATACTGGAAGATTCCCCGGAGGCCCTGAGGCTCTTCCAGAATCCTGTTTTCAGTGCGGAAGAAAAGAAAGCCGTGCTTGAAAAACTGCTTGAGAAGACCTCGGCAGGACCTGTGGTTAAAAACTTTTGCAGCCTTCTGGCCGACAAAGGGCGTCTACCGGTTATTCCTGAGATCTCAAGTGACTTCGCAGGAATGCTGGACAACGTACAAGGTGTCGTCCGTGGCAAACTGGTGACTGCAATCAAGCTGACTGTTAAGCGTCAGAAAGAAATTAAAACCCGTCTTGAAGAACAACTGAAAAGCAAGCTCGAGCTCGATTTTGCTATGGATAAAGACATCCTCGGAGGTGTTGTTCTTCAGGTTGGCGATAAAGTTCTTGATGCAAGCATTCGCGCACAGCTGCAAATGATGAAAGAACAGATTAAAAGGGGTGTGTAG